GCAGGTGCTCGGCGGCAATGCCCGGTCCGGAGTCCTTGACGCGCAGTTCGATCTCCCGCTCGCGGCCGGTCAGGGAGACGCGGATCTCGCCGCGTTCGGTGTATTTGACGGCGTTGTCGACCAGGTTGATGAACAGCTGCTCCAAGCGGAACGGATCGCCTAAAAAGGCGGGCAAATTCGCGCTGGCGGTCACTTCCAGGCGGATGTTCTTTTCGCGGCAGCGGCCGGCGAAAATCACGGCGACATTGTCGGCCAACTGGCGCAGGTCGACGCGGCTCTTTTCCAGCCGCATCCGCGGTTCTTCCATCTCCGATAGGGTGAGCAGGTCATTGACCATGCTCACCAGCCGGTCGGTGTGGCGGTTGATGATGGCCAAATAATTGCGGTTCTGGGCAGTGCTTTCCTCGGCCAGCGTTTCGACGAAACCCTTGATCGCGGTCAAAGGCGTGCGCAGCTCATGCGACAGGTTGCTGACGAAATCGCGCTTGATCTTTTCCAGCCGCTTGTAGTCGCTGATGTCGCTGAAGGTGACGATGAGCGGTCCTGCTCCGGACAGAGGGCTGACATGAACCAGATAGACGCCGTCATCGATATCCAGCTCCCCGCGCGTATCCTGCCGGGTTTCGAGCGACCGCTTGATGAGTTCGTTGAGGCGCGAATCGCGCAGCGTCTCCCAATAGGGACGCCCCTGGCACTCTGATTGCTGACAGATTTTTTTGAAGCTCTGGTTGACCAGGATAATGCGCCCATCGCGATCCAGCACCAGCAGCCCTTCGCCGATGGAAGCCAGGATGGTTTCCAGCTCCAGCTGCTGGCGTTGGCCCGACTCCAGCAACGTCTTCTGCTGCTCGACCATGTGGTTGAAGGCGTCAGCCAGCTGCCGCAACTCATCGCGGCGGTTGATCCTGACCCGCGGGCTGAAATCGCCCCCGGCCACCTGGTGGGCGGCCAGGGTCAGCCGCTTGATCGGTTCGGTCAAATACCTGGCATACAGGAACGCCATCGCCAGCGCCATGGCCAGCAGAACAACCAGCATGGTATTGATCTTCCTGCGGGCGGGAATAATCATTTGGTCGATTACGCTCACGAACTGGCTAAGCCGCAGCACGCCGACGACCCGGCCGCCGTTGCGGATGGGAACGGCCTGGTAGAGCATGGCCCGGTGCAGGGTCATGCTCACCCGCGAGAATTGGGCCGGCTTGCCCTGCATGGCCAGGATGAATTCCGGGCGGTCGGCATGGTTGTCCATCAGCCGCGGATCGCCCTGCGCATCGGCCAGCACCCGGCCGTCCGTAGCAATCACGGTGATGCGGACGTCCGTCTCCTTTCCGAGTTCCTTGACCATGCGGTCCAGCGCTCCGCCATCCTGCGTCACCAACAGCGGTACGAAATTCCGCTGCAGTGATGCGGCCAGCTGGCCAAGGCTCCTTTGCACGTTCTCCAGGTATTGGTTTCTGATGATGCTTGTCGAAAATAAAAATATCAGCAACACCACCAGCACCATGATCAAGAGGTAGCTGAAGAATGTTTTGAAAAACAGCGATCTTCTCATGGTTCCAGCTTGTAGCCCACGCCGCGCACGCTCTTGATCAGACGCCCTGCTTCTCCGAGCTTGTCGCGCAGGTTCTTGACATGCACATCGATGGTCCGGTCGAGGGAAGCCTTGTCCTCGCCCCACACCTTGTCCAACAGCTGTTCGCGGGAAAAGACCCAACCCGGGTTGCGGGCCAGCACTTTCAGAATGGAAAATTCGGTCGCCGTGAGCTCGAGCTTGCGGCCGGCGACCCAAACCGCATGCTGCCGTTCGTCAATCTCCAGCATGTCGCCGATGCGCCATTGACCGCTGCTGGCGGCGCCAGGGGCCTTGCGGCGGCGCAGGATGGCGTGAATCCGGGCCACCAGCTCCTTGGGCGAAAACGGCTTGACCATGTAATCGTCGGCGCCCAGCTCCAGCCCCAGCACCACATCGGTCTCGTCGCCCTTGGCGGTCAAGATCAGTATCGGGATGGCGGCGGTGCGTTCGTCTTTCTTCAAGCGTTTGCATATCTCCAGTCCGTCCAGGTCGGGCAGCATCAGGTCAAGGATGATCAGGTCGGGGATCTCTCCGATCAGCGTTTTCAGCAAGGGTTCGGCCCGGCTGAAAGTCTTGATGTGAAAACTTGCTTTCTGGGCGTGGATGGCAATAAGTTCAAGGATGTCCGCTTCATCATCGACGGCGAAGATCATCGGTTTCTTGATATTCGTTGCTTCCATCAATTTTATCTCCGGATTATAGCCATTGGGTTATACTGACGAAACCGAAAACTATTTTTCATAATTGTGGCGAACGATTTTGCCCTCGATCATGTACACGATATCCTCGGCGATGTTGGTGGCATGGTCGGCGATGCGCTCGAGGTGGCGGTTAATGCGCATGTACTCGATGATGTAGTCGATTTTCTCCGGCTGGCGGCGGATCTCGTTCTTCACCTGCTGAAAAAGTTTCTGCACCGTGTCGTCGATCTCGTCGTCCGAGTCGATGACGGCGTGGGCCATGGCCGCATCCATGTTGACCAGGGCGTCCAGGCTGCGCTTAAGCATGGCCATGACATCGCGGGCCAGGGTTTTCAGATCGAAGTTGATTTCAATTTTCGGATAGGCGTTGATATTCAGGGAGCGGCCGGCGATGTTGACCGCCTCGTCGCCGATGCGTTCCAGGTCGCTGTTGATCTTGAGCACGGCGACGATGAAGCGCAGGTCCATGGCCACCGGCTGGTACAGGGCGAGGATCTTCAGACATTCCTCTTCGACCTCAACCTCGGTTTGATCGATGGCCTGATCGGTGTCCTTTATCTGCTGCGCCAGCTGGGCGTCGCGCTGGTCGATGGATTTTACCGCATCGGCAACCCGTTTTTCGACGCTGCCGGCCAGCAGTACGATCTGTTTCTTCAGTTTGTCGATTTCTTTTTGAAGATGGACGGGCATACGATACCTCCTTTTCAGCCAAAACGGCCGCTGATATAATTTTCGGTCATAGCCTGCGCCGGTTTGGTGAATATTTTTACCGTATCATCGAACTCGATCAATTTGCCAAGATAAAGAAAACCGGTGTGGTCCGAAGCGCGCGCGGCCTGTTGCATGTTATGGGTGACGATGACGATGGTATAATCTTTTTTTAATTCTTGCATCAGCTCTTCGATATGCATGGTAGCGAAAGGATCCAATGCGGAGCAGGGTTCGTCCATGAGCAGGATCTGCGGTTTCAAAGGCAACACCCGGGCAATGCACAGGCGCTGCTGCTGCTCCAACGACAACTTCAGCGCCGAATAATGCAAGCGGTCCTTCAGGTCTTCCCAAAGCAAGACACTGCGCAGAGCTTTTTCAACGATATCATCGTATTCTTTTTTGGCAGCCAGACGGTGCACCGACAACCCGAATACGATGTTCTCGTATACCGACAAGGGAAAGGGATTGGGCCGCTGAAAGACCATGCCGACCTTTTCGCGCAGGGTCAGCAGGTCCGTTTCGGGAGCGAAAATATCCTTGCCGTCGACGAGCACCCGGCCGGCGACGCGCACGCTTTCGATCAGGTCGTTCATGCGGTTGAAGACGCGCAAGAGGGTGCTCTTGCCGCAGCCGCTGGGTCCGATCAGGGCCGTTACCTGCCGGACCGGGATACGCAGGTTGATGTCGATCAAGGCCTGGAAATCCCCATAGAAAAGATCAAGCGCATGGGTTTCGATACTGATTTCGTTCATTTCAACCAAACTTACCGGTGATATAGTCGCCGGTGCGCTTATCAGCAGGCGTGGTGAACATTTTGCCGGTATCGCTCACTTCAATCATCTCCCCCATAAGAAAAAAAGCGGTGCGGTCCCCTACCCGGGCGGCCTGGGCCACGTTGTTGGTCACCAGCACGATGGTGTATTTTTCCTTCAGGATCAGCATGGTTTCCTCGATCCTGGCCGTCGAGATCGGGTCCAGTCCCGAAGTGGGTTCATCGAAAAGCAGAACTTCGGGCTGACCGGCCAGGATCCGGGCCATGCACAAACGTTGCTGCTGTCCTCCGGAAAGGTTCATGGCTGGTGTACGCAAGCGGTCTTTGACTTCGTCCCAAAGATAGGATTCACGCAAACTCCGTTCCACTGCCTGCCCCAGAACCTGCCGATCGCGTACCCCCTGCATGCGTAAGCCATAAACCACATTTTCAAAAATGGATATGGGCAGCGACAGCGGCAGGGCAAAGACGATGCCGACCTTGCGGCGCAGCGCTTCGACTTCCAGGCCGCGGCGGATATCGATGCCGTCGAGCCTGATCTCGCCGCTGCAGCGGCTGACCGGGACCAGGTCGATCAAACGATTCAGGGAATTGAGGAAAGTGGTTTTTCCGGAATTGGCCGGCCCGATGACGGTGAATATTTCATTGGCCTGGATGTCCAGGTTCAGGCCGCGCAGGGCGCTGAACTGGCCATAGTGCACATTAAAACTGCGCAGAGAAAACTTGACTGTCTGGCCTACCATTTTTTATTCCTGCGGAAACGTGAGCGGACCAGGATGGCGGCCAGATTGAGCAGCAGCACCAGCGTCAGCAGTACCAGCGCCGTCCCGTAGCGGACATTCTCGGCGATGCCCGGCACCTGGGTGGAGATGACGTACAGGTGGTACGGCAGGGCCATGGTCTGGTCGAAGATCGATTGCGGCAAACGAGGCAAATAGAAAGCCGCCACGGTGAAAAGGATAGGAGCGGTTTCGCCGGCGGCCCGGCCCAAGCCGAGGATCATGCCGGTCAGGATGCCCGGCAGCGCGTGCGGCAGCACCGCATGGCGGATGGTCTGCCAGTGGCTTGCTCCCAGCGACAGGCTGACGGTGCGAAAATGCTGAGGCACGCTCTCCAGCGCTTCGCGCGATGAAGTGATGATCACCGGCAGGATCATGATGCCCAGGGTCAGCGACCCGGACAGGATCGAAGCGCCGAAGCCGAAAAAAGTGACGAAGATGCCAAGGCCAAAAAGACCGTAAACAACCGACGGCACGCCGGCCAGGTTGACGATAGCCAGTTTGACCAGGCGCGACAGCCAGTTGTCGCTCGAATACTCGACCAGGAAGATGGCGGCCATAACCCCCAGCGGCACGGCGAAAATGATGGCCCCGCACACCAGGTAAAGGGTGCCCAGGATGGCCGGAAAAATGCCGCCGGCGGCCATGCCGTCGCGGGGCATGGAAAAGAGGAAGTCCCAGCTGATGGCGCTAGCCCCCTTGACGACGATGATCGACAGGATGACCAGCACCGGCAAAACCACCAGCAGCGTGGCCAGAAGCAGGACGGCAAAAGCGATCTTCTGCGTAAAGCGCGGGTTCATGTCAGCGGCGCGAGCGGTGCAGGTAAAGGTCGGCCACACCGTTGATCAGGAAGGTGATGATGAAGAGCACGATGCCGATGGCGAACAGGGCAGCATAATGCGGCCCGCCCTGGACCGACTCGCCCATTTCGGCGGCAATGGTGGCGGTCAGGGTGCGCACCGGCTGCAAGAAACTGCTGGGACTGATGGCGGCGTTGCCGGTGACCATCATCACGGCCATGGTCTCGCCGATGACGCGGCCGATGCCCAGCATGACCGCGGCCAGCATGCCCGGCCGGGCGGCGCGGGCCACGATGCGCCAGGTGGTCTGCCACTGGGTGGCACCCATGGCGATGGCCGCCTCGCGGTATTGCCGGGGCACGGCGGTGATGGCATCCTCGGCGATGGAGACGATGGTGGGCATGGCCATGAAGGCCAGGGTGACCGAGCCGGTCAGGGCCGTCAAGCCGGTTGGTATGTTAAACAGATTCTTTATCCAGGGACCGAGGGTGATCATGCCGATGAAGCCGATCACGACCGAGGGAATGGCGGCCAATAGTTCGATGCCGGCTTTCAAGGTTTCCTTGAGCCGCCGCGGCGCGATCTCGGCGATGAACAAGGCGGCGGCGATGCCGATGGGCACCGAAATGGCGGCCGCGCCCAAGGTCACCAGCAGCGAACCCAGGATCAGCGGCAGGATGCCGAAGCGCGGCGGTTGCGAGATAGGATACCAGCTCTTGCCGAAAATGAAATCGATCACGCTTTCGCCGCGGAAAAGGGAGAGCCCTTCGCGCAGCAAAAACAGGAAAATGAGCAAAACGAAAACAACGGAAAAAACGCCGCTGAGCAGGATGGCTTTTTCTATGACCCACTCTTTCAGCTTGCGCGGTGATACCGGACGCATCGCTTTTTACTGTTTATTTATCGGCACAAAGTCGATCTTGGCCACAATCTTCTGACCTTCCGCCCCAAGGACGAAATCGAGGAAGCGAGCCACCAGCCCTTTCGGCTCGCCGCGGGTGACCATCAGCAGCGGCCGCGAGATGGGATAGGCATTGCTGACGACATTCTCAATCGTCGGTTGCACAAAGGGAGAATTCCCATCCTTGGCGACGGCCAGGGCCTTTTCCTTCACGGAAATGTAGCCCATGCCGAAATAGCCGATGGCGCCCGAGTTCTGCGCGACTTCGTCGGCGATGGCCTGGGAACTGGGCAGCATCAGGGCGTTGGCGGCGAATTCGACCTGGCTCTCCTTGCGGCCGCGGCGCAGCACGTGCTCCTTGAAATAGACATGGGTGCCGGAATTGACTTCGCGCGACAGGACGACGATGGGCAGGTCGCTGCCGCCGATCTCCTGCCAATTGCGGACCGAACCGGAAAAGATCGCGGCCAATTGGTCCATGGTCAATTGCGAAAGCGGGTTGGCGGGATGGACCACGACGGCCAAACCGTCCAGGGCGACCGTGATCTGCTTGGGCTGAAAGCCCTTTTCCTTGGCCATGTCGATCTCTTCCGGCTTGAGCTCACGCGAAAGTTCGGCGATGTCGCAGGTGTTGGAAAGCAAAGCAGCAATGCCCGTACCCGAACCGCCTCCGGTGACGGCCACCGACACTTTGGGATTCACTTTCATGAACGCCTCGGCCCAGGCTTGCCCCAGGTTGACCATGGTGTCCGACCCTTTGATCTGGATGGAATTGGCCTGCTGGCTTTGCCGGCTGCAGCCAGAGAGCGCCAAAAGCACTACAAAGGAAAGGAAAATACCTGACAACATCCATTTTTTTTGTGCCACTTTTTCCTCCTTTTTCTTGTTTTCAAATGAGTGAGAGCGCGATTTGCTGAATACGATAGAACTAATTTTACTAATAATGGGTTTTTTGTCAAGTTTCATTTGTTTCCTCGGCGCCAGTCTACCTGTGAATTGTTAACGAAGAATAAGTTTTTTGTTAAGATCCGGTTAATTTTTCAAAGCCTGAATACCAAGAACCGATCAGTTGACTCAGCCAGGCAAGTGCAGCAACGAAATGCCATACCAGCACAAAGCCGAGATCAAAGCCGAACCGGGGATGGTCAGTATCCAGGCCCAGACGATGCGATAGGCCAAGCCCCAGCGGATGGCCGAGAGCCGGCTGGTGGCACCGACGCCGATGATCGCCCCAGTGATAGTGTGGGTGGTGGAAACCGGAATCCCTAGAAAAGTCGAAAAAAGAATTGATGAAGCCGCGGCGGTCTCGGCGCTGAAACCGTGTACCGGCTTGAGCTTAGTCATTTTCATACCCAGGGTCTCGATCACCCGCCAACCACCGCTCAAAGTCCCCAGGGAGATCGCCAAATAGCAGCTAATGACCACCCAAAAAGGCACATAAAAAGTGCTGCCCAGGTAGCCGGTGGAAAACAGCAGCATGGCGATGACACCCATGGTTTTCTGAGCATCGTTGGTGCCGTGCCCGATGCTGAACAAGGCGGCCGAAAACAACTGCAAACGGCGAAACCAGTGGTCGATGGTCTGCGGCGAACGCTTGCGGCATATCCACATGACCGCGATCATGATGGTGTAGCCAAGCACCAGCCCGATCAATGGCGCCAGGACAATAAAAAGTGATATTTTAAATAATCCCGAAAAAATCAATGATTTAATGCCGTTTTTAACCAAGGCAGCCCCGATCAAGCCGCCGACCAGGGCGTGCGAAACACTGATCGGAAATCCCATGTCCGTGCAAACATACGACCAGATGATGGCACCAATAAGGGTGGCCAGGATCATGGGCGCGTTAACTACTTTGTTATCGAT
The sequence above is drawn from the Candidatus Aminicenantes bacterium genome and encodes:
- a CDS encoding phosphate ABC transporter substrate-binding protein; the encoded protein is MAQKKWMLSGIFLSFVVLLALSGCSRQSQQANSIQIKGSDTMVNLGQAWAEAFMKVNPKVSVAVTGGGSGTGIAALLSNTCDIAELSRELKPEEIDMAKEKGFQPKQITVALDGLAVVVHPANPLSQLTMDQLAAIFSGSVRNWQEIGGSDLPIVVLSREVNSGTHVYFKEHVLRRGRKESQVEFAANALMLPSSQAIADEVAQNSGAIGYFGMGYISVKEKALAVAKDGNSPFVQPTIENVVSNAYPISRPLLMVTRGEPKGLVARFLDFVLGAEGQKIVAKIDFVPINKQ
- a CDS encoding inorganic phosphate transporter yields the protein MLILVIIIVFLALLFDFINGMNDAANSVATVISTRVLTPRQAVLWAAFFNFAGAFLFGLHVAKTIGQGVIDNKVVNAPMILATLIGAIIWSYVCTDMGFPISVSHALVGGLIGAALVKNGIKSLIFSGLFKISLFIVLAPLIGLVLGYTIMIAVMWICRKRSPQTIDHWFRRLQLFSAALFSIGHGTNDAQKTMGVIAMLLFSTGYLGSTFYVPFWVVISCYLAISLGTLSGGWRVIETLGMKMTKLKPVHGFSAETAAASSILFSTFLGIPVSTTHTITGAIIGVGATSRLSAIRWGLAYRIVWAWILTIPGSALISALCWYGISLLHLPG
- the pstA gene encoding phosphate ABC transporter permease PstA; this translates as MNPRFTQKIAFAVLLLATLLVVLPVLVILSIIVVKGASAISWDFLFSMPRDGMAAGGIFPAILGTLYLVCGAIIFAVPLGVMAAIFLVEYSSDNWLSRLVKLAIVNLAGVPSVVYGLFGLGIFVTFFGFGASILSGSLTLGIMILPVIITSSREALESVPQHFRTVSLSLGASHWQTIRHAVLPHALPGILTGMILGLGRAAGETAPILFTVAAFYLPRLPQSIFDQTMALPYHLYVISTQVPGIAENVRYGTALVLLTLVLLLNLAAILVRSRFRRNKKW
- the pstB gene encoding phosphate ABC transporter ATP-binding protein PstB, producing MNEISIETHALDLFYGDFQALIDINLRIPVRQVTALIGPSGCGKSTLLRVFNRMNDLIESVRVAGRVLVDGKDIFAPETDLLTLREKVGMVFQRPNPFPLSVYENIVFGLSVHRLAAKKEYDDIVEKALRSVLLWEDLKDRLHYSALKLSLEQQQRLCIARVLPLKPQILLMDEPCSALDPFATMHIEELMQELKKDYTIVIVTHNMQQAARASDHTGFLYLGKLIEFDDTVKIFTKPAQAMTENYISGRFG
- the pstC gene encoding phosphate ABC transporter permease subunit PstC, translated to MRPVSPRKLKEWVIEKAILLSGVFSVVFVLLIFLFLLREGLSLFRGESVIDFIFGKSWYPISQPPRFGILPLILGSLLVTLGAAAISVPIGIAAALFIAEIAPRRLKETLKAGIELLAAIPSVVIGFIGMITLGPWIKNLFNIPTGLTALTGSVTLAFMAMPTIVSIAEDAITAVPRQYREAAIAMGATQWQTTWRIVARAARPGMLAAVMLGIGRVIGETMAVMMVTGNAAISPSSFLQPVRTLTATIAAEMGESVQGGPHYAALFAIGIVLFIITFLINGVADLYLHRSRR
- the phoU gene encoding phosphate signaling complex protein PhoU, whose protein sequence is MPVHLQKEIDKLKKQIVLLAGSVEKRVADAVKSIDQRDAQLAQQIKDTDQAIDQTEVEVEEECLKILALYQPVAMDLRFIVAVLKINSDLERIGDEAVNIAGRSLNINAYPKIEINFDLKTLARDVMAMLKRSLDALVNMDAAMAHAVIDSDDEIDDTVQKLFQQVKNEIRRQPEKIDYIIEYMRINRHLERIADHATNIAEDIVYMIEGKIVRHNYEK
- a CDS encoding phosphate ABC transporter ATP-binding protein, whose protein sequence is MVGQTVKFSLRSFNVHYGQFSALRGLNLDIQANEIFTVIGPANSGKTTFLNSLNRLIDLVPVSRCSGEIRLDGIDIRRGLEVEALRRKVGIVFALPLSLPISIFENVVYGLRMQGVRDRQVLGQAVERSLRESYLWDEVKDRLRTPAMNLSGGQQQRLCMARILAGQPEVLLFDEPTSGLDPISTARIEETMLILKEKYTIVLVTNNVAQAARVGDRTAFFLMGEMIEVSDTGKMFTTPADKRTGDYITGKFG
- a CDS encoding response regulator transcription factor, whose protein sequence is MEATNIKKPMIFAVDDEADILELIAIHAQKASFHIKTFSRAEPLLKTLIGEIPDLIILDLMLPDLDGLEICKRLKKDERTAAIPILILTAKGDETDVVLGLELGADDYMVKPFSPKELVARIHAILRRRKAPGAASSGQWRIGDMLEIDERQHAVWVAGRKLELTATEFSILKVLARNPGWVFSREQLLDKVWGEDKASLDRTIDVHVKNLRDKLGEAGRLIKSVRGVGYKLEP
- a CDS encoding ATP-binding protein, coding for MRRSLFFKTFFSYLLIMVLVVLLIFLFSTSIIRNQYLENVQRSLGQLAASLQRNFVPLLVTQDGGALDRMVKELGKETDVRITVIATDGRVLADAQGDPRLMDNHADRPEFILAMQGKPAQFSRVSMTLHRAMLYQAVPIRNGGRVVGVLRLSQFVSVIDQMIIPARRKINTMLVVLLAMALAMAFLYARYLTEPIKRLTLAAHQVAGGDFSPRVRINRRDELRQLADAFNHMVEQQKTLLESGQRQQLELETILASIGEGLLVLDRDGRIILVNQSFKKICQQSECQGRPYWETLRDSRLNELIKRSLETRQDTRGELDIDDGVYLVHVSPLSGAGPLIVTFSDISDYKRLEKIKRDFVSNLSHELRTPLTAIKGFVETLAEESTAQNRNYLAIINRHTDRLVSMVNDLLTLSEMEEPRMRLEKSRVDLRQLADNVAVIFAGRCREKNIRLEVTASANLPAFLGDPFRLEQLFINLVDNAVKYTERGEIRVSLTGREREIELRVKDSGPGIAAEHLPRIFERFYVVDRSRSREQGGTGLGLAIAKHIVLLHDGRIEALSQPGQGTEFIVTLPLTASS